acgatgttttacttcacAGTACAAACGAGTGCTAAAtaagcacatagaaagaaagcaTTGGTGCTTAGCCGGGAACTGCTCCACTGTTGTTGCTTTTAGCCTCACCAATTTAAATCCATGCAAAATTGATGCGATTGCATAATCATACGGAACAAATATCGCGATACGATTGCGGTGCCTATGTCACGTGTCCAGCCTTTTGTATATTTCCATGGTAGTGAAAGttgcatttatatttatggtcgctttatattattgttacaaaCACGCAGGCGAGTTTAAAGTTTCCTTCAGCGTAAGGACAAATGATAATTGAGATTGCCAAATTAAGATCAGTTTATTTGATGATGCATATCCTTGTCGGCCAATTGGGAAACAGGTAAATCCAATTTTGATAATTCGAAAGTATTATTTCAACTAATTAGtagatttacaaatacatgagtattttaaaataatttttttgatgaAATACGCTTTTGATTTGTTTGCTTTTAAAAGGTGTATAAGCGaactaaaaattaaacgaATGTTGAAATTGTTGTGGTGCAGTAAATTATGTAGAGACATTATcacgaaaataaattatgtgttaTCGCATGAAACATACGGACGGTATTATTTCCGCTTTGAGTAATTTTCCACATTATGAAAGGCGGCGAAAAATAAGGAAATTGTTTATAAGACAGTTATTAGCATGGGATACATGTCATATTTCCCTGGAATACGAAAATAACACACGGTAGAACGGTTTTATCGATAGTTCCTGAGCGCATATTTATGATGTTTAATGATGGAAATTTCCGTGGTTTATAATACACCGGCCGGAAACGAACTCGCGAGCCCTCCGGCATAGAGAGTGTCCACGAGcggaggtatcacttaacatcggatGGCtcacctgcccgtttgccctgttctataaaaaaatcaggtTCAATATCCAAAGTAATAGTTATCGTTGCTTTCATTTGTACGTTCCCTATAAGACATTTTATGCTCATAGAAGACTAATCCGGTACCTGAATCAcagatatattattgttatttatttaaactttaaagtaACGGGCATGCTTACCCGTTCCATAGAGGAACATAGATCTATAGATTCTTCTTCCGGTCCTATTCTCTCAGCGAGTTGAGGAGGCTCCAATACATCTTTGTTGaacttaaatttgttttcatgTTCTAtctgcaaataaataattggattAAGACTTTTGTTACcatcaatttgtatgataaATAGAGAAGTTCCTACAATTAATGGTATTTGATTTACGTAGATAATGTCAAATTATTCGCTGTTTCTTTAAAGTGTTATattgcaataataaattttgttaaatctCGATTCACAACCGTAGCCAGTGCTCGGTACTTCAATAATCTTACGTGGGGATCCAACACACAGAGGCTATTTCGAGacttacaatttttaatgtgtagtGGAGTACCACTATCCAGCCACACTCCTAGGCAGTCCACGGCCAATGTAGTAATAATTGcagaaatatgaaaaaaatattggtctAGCTGCcagtgtttcccaacgtgAAGCCCACACATCCGaacatttattgaaattatttgcaTTTGAATATGAATTCCAATTTttgattatatgttttaaaaattgattactTAGTTATGTACGTTACATAtcataagatttttaaataggcTAAGGTGGGGAACAATAACGGTTCGTGGATAGGAACTATGTCGTCTACCTTTTTACTGTGGTAATTagtaaaatcataataaaataataaaaaaaactttacctGCTGAATTGCACTTGAAACGATATCCGCCGGATAGTTTGGAATATCTTCACAAATGCCCAGAGTTTTACAATCTTCGGGGATTTGAGAGAATATGTCTATATCAGACCTTGACGTTAAATCTGGGAAAACAATACTGCTGTCCattactgaaatattaaataactaatttataacTGCAAATAAATAGCTTGCTGATTAAAAGTACAATTTCTATTAGCAACACTGTAGGGTGCTTAAACAGTcttaacaaaagtttttaaatggaaaatcttcagtgatatatttttttatgggacACCATTCGAGCAAGCAGGCCACTttgaataaagtaaaatatctGTACTAGCAACTGGTTTATACATGTGAATTTTGTtgtgtaaacaaatataatataatataagttaaaatattttagagtaACAAGAAGCAAGACATAAACTAGGTTCGCCCACGACCTTAGACTTGAAAGTCAATCATGactcataatatattatgtttatctGCGAAACAAAATGTTCAAAAGTCTTAAGCTGTTATATTTACTTGAAAGAATTATCTTTTAGAAGGTCTGATAATGCTCTGAcgcatttattattcattgctattggtttttaatgttattccAAGCCTTCGATGCCTACTTCCACATAGGGCGGAACGGAGGCGCGAAGCGTTCTAATGAATTGATATTATAACTAACCTACTAGACGTTATCTATTGTAGCTGAATGTGAAGTGTGTAATGCCCAGAACTTTGACCCAATTTGTATGTGCATAATGAACACTTGCTTGTAGCGAAGGAAAACAGGTAACTAGTATCTCTAAGATTCTAAAATTGACTTGTGTTAGACACAGCCACCTTGAAAGGCGATAAATGTGATTCTTGGCGAAGGTGTTAGCGATTTTCACTTACAGCTCATCACCTAATTATAAAGGATCAGTAGGATCAGAGACCTATTGTATGTTAGGacacaatatattaaatgaaaaaagttACAATAACTCTTACACAGAAAACACATATATTGCGCAAACACAAACATTCGATCCTATTTATTGGTCTTGTTATGCAGGCTGCACGCGAGACAACCAGTTTTTTGACACTTAAGTAACTtgttaaatgtgtttttatagATTTGCAGTAATATTAGTTTACATACCTCGCCTATTAATGAATGGCTTCACAAATCTGTTAAGAATTTTGTATGTACCATCTGGGGGAATATTTGGTGGCAAATCACCAGACCGCCACTCGGTTTCTTCAGCTTTATAGCTTGTCATCTGTAAATAGATTCCCAAATacgatataaataacatttattaattactatgtaCATATAATTTGTTGTCATTTATTCTCattatatttgttgtttttatctGAACCCATATAGGTCGCGTATCTCCGCTTCTAGGCCTTCTCCGATCGATACCTTTCTCTACATTTACcacaatgaatttaaatttacaatagaagtatttatttattcttataaattaaattaagagttattttaagaatttacttaaaaattctTCTCGTGAGAACGATATCTTTCTAGTGAATACTCAACACCACGGAATAGATGTAtgtgtggactcagtttccgcactcaGACGCTCAgtaggtccattgtgcgtaacccacagaaaataatacatagtataAGCTAGTAACTTCAACGGTTATAAAGGTTTACCACGAATACTGAAAAGCACTAGACATGTCACATGATCGAATGCCTTAAGGTTAAGAAAGTGATCATAATATGTCACACCTTAAATGTAATAAGTTCCTCGCTTTATATAAGCAGAATATATGctacaatagttttatttgcatatacagtattacaaataaattacaagATTTAGTTAAGATACAATAGAAAATGAtcaaatagttaaaaaatcaAGCCCTGTTGCTGCTGAAATACGGGGAATGTGTAACGTAATGTCTTTTGCAAActaaaatttgatattaatattatactatttgatagtaatattttacttatcacttaagcatataatattttccatcATAAATAAGCCATTCAGTTAAGAAGCCTTTTGTACGTACTGACGCTTGGTATTTCAAGAATCCAAATTTGATTCTTTTGAACatccttaaaaataatttagacaaaaaagtatttgtatatttaaaatatattatgtgttaaaccataagtttaaatatgcaattatattttaatgacgcacttattgtaaatacattcCAAGGTTTTCTACGTTAAATATAGATAACTAACATACGACAGCGATTactatttattgaagtatatgtaaaatttaagtCCCAAAATTTCATACTAAGTGAGAAACTACATATCATAGTtgtgtagtaaaaaaatttgaTCATGTtcttttttgtcttttttacggttttgttttctttacttttgtttAGACAAATATCaatacttatttgttttttttaaaacagggACCCCTATATCCTAGCCTATTGGGCACGCAATCATTCAGATATGTGACCGAGTATCAAAGCAGCAGTGTCGAAGTCTCCCCTTTCTTAAAAAGggatattattaacttaaaggGTTGGCActcatttgttttacaaataattgcaatttatacttcaattaattttctacgatTCCCCAATAATAACATCTTAAAGTGTGTCAGCCTTTCTGGATAAAAGTAGATGCcacagtaatattttttgtaagtaCTCCAGTCGTAACATGCGTCACATAATGCGGCCTCCATACAACTGTACCGTGCGCTAATATGCTCCGCACGAgactattgtaaaatatattttttgttttggtgTTTATATGTCTTAAGGAATGTATTTCGCAAGATTttgtaactattattatttattatttggtttCCTAAAAACAATTGGTCTAATAGAACATCATTTATcgattaagaaatatttcatgAATCGAATCAAATAatgaaaacgaataactgtacgctgtgtattattttttagcgGTTTAACTCGATACGCATTAATTTATTCACGATGCATTATGTATATCGAAAGAAAGTGGACCTCACTCTTACTTTTATAGTACGATAGCAAAtcgtattaattaatttagaccggcaatatctatttctattaatatctGTATTTCAATCTTGAAAATAGTCCTCTATTTAACTAGGCATAGATTACTGACTAGCTAGATTCGTTCGTAATTAAAGGAATATGACATATGTTATGACATTTCATGTATACTATTGAAACCCTGCGAAATTCATGTTACTAGAGCAGGTTCTGCGTTGCTGAATAAATTTGGACAAGTCATGGAAGATTGTTAGGAAAGTTAGGGATGAGGGAAGGTTCCTACTACTCTATGGTTTTATGTatgatatgtaattttaatggttTCTAAAACTAGGAGTTTATCTGCCCACGATAAGTAAAAGTCGAATAACTGTTTTGCCGGCGTTCGTACCCAGGGCCTTATAAGCCATATGCGTCGACAACTATAGCGGTGTATATATGCCATTCATAGGCAACAATCAaattttttgaagttaaatcaattgtaatattatttaattataactaatgtataaaaagtttaattaaatatgcatTTAATTGCCTAATGGcgatgttatttaattaactatttatatcaaatagaCTTTGTAACTCGCAGATATAAAAACTAGTTTTTCGTTTACCTAACAATAAACGTATTCTTGCCATTTAGTGTGAATTTACTAGAACCTTGATGAGGAGTTAGTATTATACGTTATTTACATACCAGAGaaaaccaaaaaatatatttccagGCCATAACTAGGTCGATGTGAGCATCATCCAATCACGCACTTTAACTTAtccatattaaattaataatacactGCGGAAATGTACACACATTCACCTCGTACAGCGCTCAAATGGCAACTGGCCGGTCGGAGTTGACCAGCAATTACCTGCGACCACTCTACGGTGACCTCTACCTTGTTcaggttttatttgtttacgtATTTGTATATACTCGCCAAAGATCTTGTCTAAATGGTTATCAATATTTGTCATTTTCATGTCTTTATTGTCAAGTTTAACGGCGTGACGAGGCCGCACGAAGGCAAGAGCCATCATCGAATGGGTGATAAGGAATAGGTGAAGTGACACCTACAATTATTAGCATGCAATATTAGTTAAAGGTGTGATAaacctaatattaaatttagattttaggtaaatatatacttataatatacttatatttctttgtttaaatGTTGATTGACTTCGGGTAAGTACCAGATGCCATAAAAATCAGgcgtatatgtatttaatattctatggAGTACCTCAAATTGACGTAAATGGACTTGGCTATGGTATTATGAATTTCCCTGTTCTCATGagcaaataaatttgtttattatgtgttttattataagcTCTTTAGAGCACAGACAAATCAATAGACCTGGATATGGTATGATATGGTATGACTGGAAGTAAGTCCAAAATAATTCgtttgttacattttaaagtaatattctaATGtagtctatatataaataaatatatatttatgcttTTCCTCGTTGATAATATgttggggaaaaagtttattcgcattttttaagaaaattcacaatatttatttaatatagtactactatattatatatatagttatttacatttaactaaagtgttgaggtaccattttgttcgataactttttgccatcttgtagatagggacatgatcccattgctatagaaattttaGGGCTTCTGATCAAAATTCCGCGACAATTGGTTTTTCACTACTTTCAATATGTTAACCTGAAGAATGCTGAAGAGACCGAAACAGGTGGAATCTGAAGGTGCAAGGTCAGGACTATACAGCGGAACCTCTTCTATTCATTAACTTCGGCCGCTCTCTCTCACcttcttgctttaatctcatcagttgTTCGCAGTAGAGTTCAGAATCGATAGTCCTCCCTGGTGGTAAcagcttataataaataatgcccTTCCAATCCCTCCACACACATAGCATCACCTTGTTGCGAGTTAACCCGAGTTTTGCCAGTCTGTTACCACGACCTTTTTGGCACGTTCTTGTTCACTTTTCATCACCAGTTATTAGCTTCTTCAAAAATGGTTCAGTTTCATTACGTCGTAATAAAGAATCACAAATGAGTACACGGTTCATTAGGTTTCTTTCAGTGCGCTCGTGAGGTAACCAACTGTCCAGCTTTTTTGTGTACCcagtttttttcaaatgcgccaaaactgttttgtggTCAATTTCCAGTTCTTTAGCTACTTCGTAACTAAGGATATGTCgatcttgctccactttttcaaaaataacatCCATTTTATGCGTAATAGGGCGACCAGAGCGACGTGCATCTTTCACAAACATAGCAAATTTTACGCGGCATGCGTTGCATTTTTACCTTctttgtagtaaaattttaaaatgtatcgatttttttcctaatttgaatttgcaatcatcttctttaaaattttaattttatgatacaaaaaCCAGCCGGTtacaaatagtatagccaAATACAATTTCATACATACTATAGTGCGAAAAGACTTCGTCACCAACCTAATATTTATCGTTTTCCTAAGTACAAAATCCTTGTACAAGagattttaagt
This is a stretch of genomic DNA from Pieris brassicae chromosome 1, ilPieBrab1.1, whole genome shotgun sequence. It encodes these proteins:
- the LOC123714491 gene encoding protein spaetzle isoform X1, with protein sequence MAWKYIFWFSLMTSYKAEETEWRSGDLPPNIPPDGTYKILNRFVKPFINRRVMDSSIVFPDLTSRSDIDIFSQIPEDCKTLGICEDIPNYPADIVSSAIQQIEHENKFKFNKDVLEPPQLAERIGPEEESIDLCSSMERIFIPKVAQDVNKDWFLIVNDKQKPRQTFRVEICRGGENASCSSIVFFQKGYKGSCVQKYVLRNMIALNDKNEIIERPFQVPSCCSCVAKAV
- the LOC123714491 gene encoding protein spaetzle isoform X2, coding for MAWKYIFWFSLMTSYKAEETEWRSGDLPPNIPPDGTYKILNRFVKPFINRRDLTSRSDIDIFSQIPEDCKTLGICEDIPNYPADIVSSAIQQIEHENKFKFNKDVLEPPQLAERIGPEEESIDLCSSMERIFIPKVAQDVNKDWFLIVNDKQKPRQTFRVEICRGGENASCSSIVFFQKGYKGSCVQKYVLRNMIALNDKNEIIERPFQVPSCCSCVAKAV